In the genome of Nilaparvata lugens isolate BPH unplaced genomic scaffold, ASM1435652v1 scaffold4955, whole genome shotgun sequence, one region contains:
- the LOC120355838 gene encoding piggyBac transposable element-derived protein 3-like, producing the protein MAIPVDSNEWQTILFDGDLSDNELLEGDSDDERIEELLQTERIEELLQAPDEQPPDELEGIVFENPNDSVEVCDNSTHNSQSRPSARRDKLVWHSVDRPNVNSECVVNHCDPPPELTQFQYFKKFFSDDIIEMFVTETNRYSVQKSGGEKSINTNKNEIEQFFGIHIMSGVIKVPSYRLYWANVSRFSSIADCMQRNRFDTLRSNLHVVNNENMLPKSHPDHDRLFKVRPFLNILQQNFRILEHEEFSAVDEMMIPFKGRSSIKQYVKNKPHKWGIKVFCLASRSGLLIDFEVYIGKGTAPSDSGLGLSGDIVIRLAQTIPKHKNYKLSFDNWFASYNLVVALKTIGILSVCTVRTNRIPNCSFPSDKELKDKGRGSFSVKTEKKKI; encoded by the coding sequence ATGGCTATACCTGTCGACAGTAATGAGTGGCAAACAATCCTCTTCGATGGAGATTTATCTGATAACGAGCTACTTGAGGGCGATTCTGATGATGAACGAATTGAAGAACTACTACAAACCGAACGAATTGAAGAACTATTACAAGCCCCAGATGAACAACCGCCTGACGAATTGGAGGGCATTGTCTTCGAAAATCCCAATGATTCGGTGGAGGTATGTGATAATTCAACACACAATTCTCAAAGCAGACCTTCAGCAAGAAGAGACAAATTGGTTTGGCATTCTGTAGATAGGCCTAATGTAAATAGTGAGTGTGTTGTCAACCACTGTGATCCTCCTCCAGAGTTGActcagtttcaatatttcaagaaaTTCTTCTCTGATGACATAATTGAAATGTTTGTTACCGAGACAAACCGCTACTCAGTTCAAAAATCTGGGGGGGAAAAAAGcattaatacaaataaaaatgaaatagaacAATTTTTCGGCATACATATCATGAGTGGTGTCATAAAAGTACCAAGCTATAGACTATATTGGGCTAATGTTAGCAGGTTTTCATCCATAGCTGACTGTATGCAGCGAAATAGATTTGATACATTGAGATCAAATCTCCACGTAGTGAACAATGAAAATATGCTGCCAAAAAGTCACCCTGATCATGATAGGCTGTTCAAGGTTCGTCCTTTTCTTAACATTTTGCAGCAGAATTTTAGAATACTTGAACATGAGGAGTTCAGTGCTGTTGATGAGATGATGATTCCTTTCAAAGGTAGGAGTAGCATCAAGCAGTATGTCAAGAATAAGCCTCATAAATGGGGTATAAAAGTATTTTGTTTGGCAAGTCGTAGTGGCCTTCTAATAGACTTTGAAGTGTATATAGGCAAGGGTACAGCTCCATCTGATTCAGGCTTAGGTCTAAGTGGGGATATTGTTATCCGGCTTGCTCAGACAATCCCCAAGCATAAGAATTACAAGTTGTCATTTGACAATTGGTTTGCATCCTATAACTTAGTTGTAGCTTTGAAAACAATTGGGATTTTGTCCGTATGTACTGTGCGAACAAATCGTATACCAAATTGTTCATTCCCTTCAGACAAGGAGTTGAAAGATAAAGGTAGAGGTTCTTTCTCagtgaaaactgaaaaaaagaAGATATAG